The genomic stretch TGAATACAAGTTTATAGCACCAGATGAAGCAGGAAACTTTGCTTGGGGAAATTTAGATTGGGGAGATGATGGAAGTTTTTCAGGAGTATTAATTGCTGAAGGAGAATCTAATATTCAAGCTTCAACAGCAGGACATTACTTAGTAAAAGCAAATACTGCCGATTTAACATACAGCGCAACACAATATAGTTGGGGATTAATCGGATCAGGAACACCAACAGGTTGGGACAGTGATACGGATATGACATACGACGCAGGATCACAAACTTGGACACTTACCGTAGATTTAACTGCGGAAGAAATCAAGTTTAGAGCAAACGACGGTTGGGACTGGAATTATGGAGATACAGGAGCTGACGGAAGTTTAGAAAATGGTGGAGACAACATTGCAGTGCCAGCAGCAGGAAACTACACAATAGTATTAGACTTAAGCAATCCTAGAGGGTATACATATACACTTACGCTTAACTAGTGAAAGTCGATTTTGAGGAGTCTGCAAGACGAACTCAAAATTGTAAATTGAACTAATCCCGTTGAAAAACGGGATCTCAATCTTAATACTTAAATAGCGCAAGGTTGATCTCTATCATATATAAATTATCATAGAGCTTGCCCTTTAGTTAAAGATCATTTTAAAAGGCTGTAATTATCATCATTACAGCCTTTTTATGTTTTTCAAACAAAGAGTACAAAAAAAAGAAAACTGATGAAAAAAAAATTACACTTATTATTCCTACTGTTTGCTAGTATTGCATTCGGACAAGTAACTATTTCGCCATCACCTTTTGAAGTAAACCAACTAATTACCATTACGGTTGACATCAATAGTTCGGCAACGGATTGTGCAGGAATCACAAACCCAGATAAAGTATACATGCACTCAGGTGTTGGAACCGATAGCAATCCGTGGACATATGTCGTTGGAAATTGGGGACAAGATGATGGTATCGGAGAAATGACAAACATCAGCGGAAGCTTATGGCAAATTCAAATTACGCCTGAAACCTATTATGGTTTAACAATGGCACAAGCTGAAACTATAACCAAAATGGGAATGGTTTTCAGAAACAAATCAGGAACACAAGAATTGAAAGCTTCAGGTTGTAATGACTTTTTCTTTGATGTTGGAGCGTTTCAAGCAACACTAGTTACACCAAATGACGGAAGCACTACGATTTTAGCTTCTGGATCAAACTTATCTATTACCGCAAATAATTCTGGCGGAAGCGCAGCCTATGTGTTAAAAGCAAACGGAACAACGATTAACTCAAACAATGGTTCGTCTTATTCGTACACAGATACAAATATCACAGCCAATAAAAATTATGTATTAGAAGTTACGCTAAGCGGAACAACTATTTCAAAGAATTTCAATGTAATTATCAATCCAGGAACGGCGACACAAGCGTTGCCAGCAGGAATGGAAGATGGTATCAATTACAATACAGACACAACAAAAGCAACATTGGTATTAGATGCGCCAAACAAAGATTTCGTATACATCGCAGGAAGTTTCAATAACTGGCAACCTGACGGAACGTATGCTATGAAAAAAGATGGAACTACGGGGAAATTTTGGTTAGAAGTTGACGGATTAACGCCTGGACAAAACTACACATATCAATATTGGGTTGTTGACGAAACACCAATAGCAAACTCTCCATCATTAGTAAAAACGGCTGACCCTTATTCAACATTGGTATTATCGCCATTTGATGATCCTTTTATTCCAGCTTCAACATATCCAAACCTTCCAACATATCCTGCGGGACAAGAACGTGAAGTTACAGTTTTACAAACAGGACAAACGCCATATGCTTGGCAAGTAACAAACTTTGCAAAGCCTAAAAAAGAAGATTTAATTGTGTACGAAGTATTAATTCGTGATTTTGATGCGGATAGAAACTTCCAAAACTTAATTGATCGTATTGACTACTTTAAAAACTTAAATGTAAACGCAATTGAGTTAATGCCAATCATGGAATTTGAAGGAAATGAAAGTTGGGGATACAACACGGCTTTTCATTTAGCATTAGATAAATATTACGGAACTTCGGATAAATTCAAAGAATTTGTAGACTTATGTCATCAAAATGGAATTGCGGTTATTTTAGATGTCGCTCTAAACCATGCATTTGGTAGAAACCCAATGGTGCGTATGTGGATGAATGATCCAGATAATGACGGTTGGGGCGATCCAAGTTCGGAAAACCCTTATTTCAATCAAGTAGCAACGCACAGTTACAGTGTTGGATCTGATTTTAATCATCAACAATCAAGAACACAATATTATACAGAACGTGTGATAAAACATTGGATTGAAGAATACAATATTGATGGTTTCCGTTGGGATTTAACCAAAGGATTCACGCAAGAATGTACGTCTGGCGATGATGGTTGTACAAACGGTTACAGAAATGATCGTGTGGCAATCTTAAAGCAATACGCTGATTATTCTTGGAGTTTAGATGCGAATCATTACGTAATCTTTGAACATTTAGGTCAAGACAACGAAGAAAAGCAATGGGCAGATTATCGCTTGGGCGAAGGAAAAGGAATTATGATGTGGGGAAAAATGACCGATCAATACAATCAATTAACCAAAGGATTTGCTTCCAATGCTAATATTTCTCGTATGGGACATAATAGTAGAGGTTTCAACGGACCACGATTAATTGGTTATGCGGAAAGTCATGATGAAGAACGATTAATGTACAAAAACCTTCAAGAAGGAAATACAGCATTATCATCTCATAATGTACAAAACTTAAATACTGCATTATCAAGAATGTCTGCGTTAGGCGCGGCTTC from Kordia antarctica encodes the following:
- a CDS encoding alpha-amylase family glycosyl hydrolase; this encodes MKKKLHLLFLLFASIAFGQVTISPSPFEVNQLITITVDINSSATDCAGITNPDKVYMHSGVGTDSNPWTYVVGNWGQDDGIGEMTNISGSLWQIQITPETYYGLTMAQAETITKMGMVFRNKSGTQELKASGCNDFFFDVGAFQATLVTPNDGSTTILASGSNLSITANNSGGSAAYVLKANGTTINSNNGSSYSYTDTNITANKNYVLEVTLSGTTISKNFNVIINPGTATQALPAGMEDGINYNTDTTKATLVLDAPNKDFVYIAGSFNNWQPDGTYAMKKDGTTGKFWLEVDGLTPGQNYTYQYWVVDETPIANSPSLVKTADPYSTLVLSPFDDPFIPASTYPNLPTYPAGQEREVTVLQTGQTPYAWQVTNFAKPKKEDLIVYEVLIRDFDADRNFQNLIDRIDYFKNLNVNAIELMPIMEFEGNESWGYNTAFHLALDKYYGTSDKFKEFVDLCHQNGIAVILDVALNHAFGRNPMVRMWMNDPDNDGWGDPSSENPYFNQVATHSYSVGSDFNHQQSRTQYYTERVIKHWIEEYNIDGFRWDLTKGFTQECTSGDDGCTNGYRNDRVAILKQYADYSWSLDANHYVIFEHLGQDNEEKQWADYRLGEGKGIMMWGKMTDQYNQLTKGFASNANISRMGHNSRGFNGPRLIGYAESHDEERLMYKNLQEGNTALSSHNVQNLNTALSRMSALGAASLTIPGPKMIWHFGALGMENSIFTCGNGSVNTPSDPTAGDCKLDTKPQPQWTNNWLADANRAKIYNDWARIIQLKVNEPVFEANYAISPYINDIRQRIYLWDDTIPVTELKNVVILCNFSVADLTIVPDFPYPGTWYDLMDETGATSMIVTNTADPIAIPAGQFRIFGNQQSVLSTQQFQSISNTISLYPNPASSSFKLDKKVEEVLIYDITGKQIKSFEGGFTAGQTFDISELSKALYLVKIISNEGTATKRLLIE